The following DNA comes from Mycobacteroides immunogenum.
CGGTGATGAACGCCGACTTTCCTGTCGTCGATCGATACAGCGCACTCGAGGACCTCACCACAGACAGGCCGGACTGCGGCAGTGTGATCCGTCCGTCGGTGGCCACCTATGACCGGGGGTCATACATGGCCGCGCACAATCAGTATCTGCAGGACAGCTCGCCGTGGAACGTCCAGGTAGCACAAAGCGTCGCTGTTTACCCCACGGACGACGAGGCGCGGGACTTCGCCTCCACGGAGATGAACATGTGGCGCAAGTGCGCGAAGCAGACCGTGCACGACTCTGCCCAGTGGCGGTATGTGGTCGGGTCGTTGCAACGGGACGGCGACGCGATGGTCGGCTCCTACGTGATGATTACCAGCGACGGAGCCCGCATGTCCTGCTCTCGGCTGCTGTCCAGTGTCCGTAACACCACGACCGATCTACGCGCGTGCTCGGCCGGCCCGGAAAGCTACCAACGCCTGCAGCGCATCGCGAAGATCATCAGACCCCGCTACGACGCCGCCTAGATACCCACCGCGCGCCGGGGATTGACGGATGTTTGCAGCGCCGCGATCCGGGCGCCCGCCTGCGTTTCGGCGAATCGGTGGAGTTCGGCCATGCTCGCGGTGCTACCCGCGATCGTGCCGTCCGGTAGCCGCGCCTCACCGCCGGCGACCCTGACCGGCAGTTGACCGAGCTGATAGGCGCCGTCCGGCATTCCGGCCGCGCACATGGCATCGGTGACAAGGGCAATTCGGTCGGGACCGACGGTGGCCAGCACCATGCGGTAGATCGCGGGATGGATATGCACCCCGTCGGCGATGAGTTCGATGGTTACCTCCGGGCTCTCCAACAGCGCGGGAATCGGTCCGGGCTCGCGATGGTGGACCGGTCGCATCGCGTTGAAGAGATGGGTGGCTACCGTCGCCCCCGCCGAAATCGCTTGCAACGTTTGCTCATATGTCGCGTCGGTATGTCCCACGGCGACGGCCACGCCCCGGGCGGAGAGTAGTTCGATGGCGGGGATCGCGCCCGGCAGCTCCGGGGCGATGGTGACCATCGCGATATGTCCGTCGCCGGCATCGAGTAGCCGCTCCAACTCGGCGAGGTCCGGCTCGCGCAGTAGTCGCCGATCATGAGCGCCGGCGTAGCGTGGCGAAAGCCACGGCCCTTCCAGATGAATACCGGCGATTCCCTCGGTGCCGGTCATATCGGCGAGCACGCGGACGGCACCGAGTAGGTCATCGGGTGCCAGCGTGACCAGGCTGGCCAGCATGCCGTCGGTGCCGTGTGCCCGGTGCCAGGCGGCGGCAACCCGATTGGCATCGGCATCGTCGCCGAATGACGCGCCGCCCCCGCCGTGCACGTGCATGTCGAAAAATCCGGAAGCGGTCACTGGTGCTTCACAGTGTTTCGGTCACCTTGGACAAACCTCTTGGCACATCCGGGTTTTCGCCGCGACCGATCGCCAGCTGCATGGCCAGCAGCTGCAGCGGAATGATGGCCAGCATGGGGGAGAGCTCCTCAAGGGTGGGCTCCAGGGTCACGCCCAGTCCGGTCGCCGCCACCGCGTCGACCGATCCGATGCAACAGACGTCGGCGCCGCGTCCGGCCAGCCGGTGCAGCACGTCGTTCATGGCCCGGCCGCCGACGCCATCGGGCACGATGGCGATTACCGGCACCTGGGGGTCGATCATCGCCAACGGTCCATGCAGCAGATCCGCGCCTGAGAATGCCTGAGCAGAAAGGTAACTGGTCTCCATCAGCTTGAGAGCGGCTTCACGCGCCGTCGGATAGGAGTAGCCGCGCCCGGTGGTGACCAGGCGTGAGGCGAAGCGGTAACGGGTGGCCAGCTGCTGCACGACGGCGCTGTGCAGGATCTCCTCGCCGCGCTCGGGGAGCAACTCGGCGGCCGTGTTGTCCCGGCCCGCCACATCGGTCAGCAGCAGATAGAGCGCCAACAGTTGTGCGGTGTAGGACTTGGTCGCCGCGACGGCGAGTTCGGGCCCGGCGAGCACGTCGACGTGGTGCTCGGCCGCGGTGGCCAATGGAGAGCGTGCGGCGTTGGTCACCGCCACCGTGAGCGCGCCCTGCTGGCGTGCGACCGTGAGCGTCTGCACCAGGTCTGGCGAGCCGCCGGATTGACTGACCCCGATGACCAGCACTCCCGAAAGATCAGGCCTGGCACCGTAGGTCGTCATGGTTGACGGTGAAGCCAGTCCGGCGGGAACCTGCCAGATGATCTCGGTGAGGTACTTGCCGTACAACGCGGCATGATCGCTGGTGCCCCGCGCGACAAACAGCACAAACCGGGGTCTGTACTCGATGATCTTCGCTGCTACCTCCGAGATCGCCGCGCGGCCATCGGAGAGCAGTCGCGCCCATACGGTCGGCTGTTGACGGATCTCGTCAGCCATATGCGTCCCCGCGGTCATGCGTTCTCCAATCCATCGACGTTGACCCCGGCTAGGGCCAACGCTCCGAACACCGGTTCACGTTGCAGCACAGCAATATCCGAAACACCAGAGGTACGTGTACGTTCGATGATATCGGCGACCAGGCCTGGCTGGTTGACCAGCAGGCCGCCGCCGAGCACCACCGGTAGCCCGGGCCCCAATCGTATGCAGACTCCCTCGATCAGGGCGGCCAAGTCGATGGCTGTTTGCTTGGTGATCACCAATGCGGCCGGGTCGCCGGCGGCGGCGAGCTCGAAAACCAGCCCCGCCATCTTCGCCCAGTACCGCCGCTCGGAGTGGGCGTAGAAATGGTCGAGCAGCTGCGCGGGTTCGGTGATGCCGCATTCGGCGGCGAACCTCCGGGAGAGTGCGTCCGGCGGATCTCCCCTGTCGGACAACGCAAGTGCGTGCCGCACGGCCGATCTCGAGACACCGTAGCCGCTGCCGTCATCTCCGAGTAGGTAACCCCAGCCGCCAACGCGCGCCGTGGTGCCGTCGGCGCGTCTTCCCCAGGCGACCGAACCGGTGCCGGATATCACCGCGATACCTGCGGACAAGCCGCCCGCCGCCAAGATCAACTGCGTGTCATGCACGGCGGTGATGTCGGCGTGGGGCGCGTAGGGGCGCAACAGTCCGACCAAGGTTTCAGCGCCCTCCGGGGTATCCACACCGGCCGATCCGGCACTCACCCGAGAGATGGCATCGGGGTCCAGCCGGGAGAAGATGTCGGCGAACGCGGCTTTCGCCTGGTCCGCGGTGACCGATTGCAGGTTGGCACTACCGGCCAGCGCGTCGCTTATCACCCGGCCATCGGCCACGGCAACCGCGCGGGTCTTGGACCCGCCGATGTCGATCCCTACCGTTACGCCTCGGGCCACGCGCCCCCGCTTTCCCAGAAGTGCCGGATTTCCTCGAGGTTGCGTCCCTTGGTTTCCGGCGCCAGTACGTACACAAATACCAGCGCCACCGCCGCGAGCACCCCGAAGACCCCGAAGGCGACGACTCCGCCGAGGGTTGTCAACAGCGTCAGGAAGTACATGGAGACAACGGCGTTGGCCACCAGGTCAGACGTGAGCATGGCGCTGGCCCCGTAGGAACGCAGCCGTGCGGGAAAGCTTTCGCCGGCGTACACCCACACCAGGGAGCCGAATCCGAAGGTGAACCCCACGGCGATGAGCACGATTCCCACGAATCCGAGGACTGTCAGCACGCCACCGAATGATGACCCGCCCGCCGCGAACACCCCCACCAGCAATGCGTCGGCAACGATCATGATGCCGATACCGATCATGAGAATCGGTCGCCGGCCCATTCGGTCAATGGTCGACATCGACACGAAAACCGCCAACAGCGCCGCCACCTGGACCAGCGCCGGGAGGCCGAGTTTGGCGAAGTATCCCGACATGCCCATGGCCTCAAAGATCCGCGGCCCGTAGTAGACGACCGCGTTGATACCGGTGATCTGGATGAAGAAGCCAAGGCCGACAACGAAAAAGGTAGCTCGGCGGTAGGGGGCGGTGATCATCTCCCGCAGCCGTGCCAGCACCGAACCTCCGCCTTCGGCCTGCAGCGCCTCGGCGATTTCGTCGAGCTCATGGTCGATATCGATATCCGGATCCACGGTGCTGAGCACCTCGCGTGCCCGCACCCGGTCACCGCGCATCATGTACCAGCGCGCCGTGTCGGGGAGCTTGATCAGCGCTACCAGCACCAACGCGGCCGGTATGGCGGCCAAGCCCAGCATCAGCCGCCAGCTGCCGGTCGAGGACAACGCCCAGGCGATGAGATACCCGGCGATGATCCCGGTGACGCAGGCCAACTGATAGAGCACCAACATTGAGCCGCGGATCTTGGTGGGGGACGATTCGGCGACGAAGACGGGAACCACCACGACCGAGACACCCACCGTCAGGCCGAGTAGAAATCGTGCGGCGGCAAGGGTATTCAGGTCGACTGCCAGTGCGGATAGCAGCGAGAAGACACCAAATGTCGCCGCCACGAGGACCATTGATCGCTTGCGGCCGATTTTGTTGGACAGCGGCCCGCCGATGAGTGCGCCAAAGATCTCTCCGACCACCACAGCAGTGGCCGCCACCTGCTGATCGTGGGTGGAAAGACGCAGATCTTCGGTGAGGAACAGCAGGGCACCCGCGATGTTGGATGAGTCGTACCCGTAGATGATCCCCACGGCCGCGGCGGTCACGGCCACCATCACACCCAAACGCGATGTCGACCGGAGGTCGGTGATCAGGCTCATTCGCGAGATCCTATGGTGGCAGGTGATGTCAGGAGGCTGCTTGTGAAGATCGGTGTCGTCGCTCCCGTGGAGCTTGGAATCACCGCTGAGCCTGACAATATCCTCCAATTCGCTCGTGCCGCAGAGCAGCTGGGATTCAGCGAGATCTCGGTGGTGGAGCATGCGGTTGTCATCGGGGACACCCAGAGCGAGTATCCCTATTCACCGACGGGGCAGTCGCATCTGCCCGACGATGTGGACATCCCCGACCCGCTGGAGCTGTTGTCCTTCGTCGCGGCCGCCACCACCACGCTGGGGCTCTCCACCGGCGTACTGGTGCTACCCGACCACCATCCCGTGGTGCTGGCCAAGCGTCTGGCCACCCTGGACAGGCTCAGCCGCGGGCGGTTGCGGATCTGTCTGGGCGTCGGCTGGATGCGCGAGGAGATCGAGGCCTGCGGCGGCGACTTCGATCGTCGTGGCGCCGCGACCGATGAAGCCATCGCGGTGATGCGCACGCTGTGGGAGGCCGACGGTCCCGCCACCTATGACGGGCAGTTCTACCGGTTCCACAATGCCTACTCGTATCCCAAACCGATTCAACCGCATGGTGTTCCGCTGTACATCGGCGGGCACAGCATGGCGGCGGCGAGACGTGCGGGCCGGCTGGGCAGCGGATTTCAGCCACTCGGTCTGGTCGGCGACGATCTGACCCGCGCGGTGGGCGTCATGCGCGTGGCGGCAACTGATGCCGGTCGTGATCCGGCGGGCGTCGATCTTGTACTGGGCCATGGTCTACATCGGGTGGACCAGGCAGCATTGGATCAGGCGGCTCACGCGGGCGCGGGGCGGATGTTGCTCTCGGCCTCGCGGCGCGCCACCACGTTGGAGGCGGTGCTCGACGAGATGGCCGAGTGCGCTACCCGACTCGAACTGGCCGGTCCTCGCTGAACACCACCACCGGAGCGCGGCGGGTGAAGACCCAGCCCGCGGGTTCGCGGGCGTAGGTGTCGAGGTAGCGCACCGCCATCGTGTTATCGCGGTACTCGTCGCCACGAAGGTAGATGTGGTGTGCCATGCAGTAGACCTCCCCCGTCGCGCTGTCACCATCGATGGCCGCCGTGTGCTGCCCGATGAGGTGATACGTCGCGTACAGCGGTTTGAGCGCTGCGACAATCGAATCCGCGATGGTCTCGCGGCCCCGTAGAACAGCCGAATCACCCCGACGGAGCAGGGCCGAAGGGCGCACCAACTCGGCATCGGCGGAGAACAAGGTCACCAGCGCCTCGACGTCGCGGCCGTCGGCAGCACTGGCGTACTGGGCGACGAGATCCTGGATGGCGCGTCGGTCATCGGTCACGGTTGCAAAGCCTATGGGGCCTCGATCTCCCAACCAACCGATCGGTTATGGTGCGGCCATGGATATCAATGGTGTGTCTGCAATCGTCACGGGTGGCGCCTCGGGTCTGGGCGCCGCAACTGCTCGCCTGCTCGCCGCACAGGGCGCCAAGGTCGTCATCGCCGACGTACAGGACGAAAAGGGTGAGGCTCTGGCCAAGGAACTCGGTGGCGCCTTCGTGCACACCGATGTCACCAGCGAGGCCGACGGCATCGCCGCCGTCGACGCTGCCAAGGAGCTTGGCCCGGTGCGCGTACTCATCAACTGCGCGGGCGTCGGCTGGCCGGGTCGCACCATCGGCAAGGACGGCCAGTACGCCTCGGCGCATTCGCTGGACATCTTCTCCAAGGTCATCGGCATCAACCTGATCGGCTCGTTCAACCTGATCCGCCTCGCGGCGACCGCTATCAGCCAGGAAGAGCCGGTTGACGAGTTCGGTGAGCGCGGCGCCATCGTCAACACCGCCTCGGTCGCGGCCTTCGACGGTCAGATCGGGCAGGCCGCGTACTCGGCGTCCAAGGGCGGAATCGTCGGCATGACCCTCCCGATCGCGCGCGATCTGTCGGTCGTCGGCATCCGCGTGAACACCATCGCACCGGGTCTGATCGACACCCCGATTTACGGTGAGGGTGAGTCCGCGCAACAGTTCAAGGACCGCCTGGCGCCGAACGTGCTGTACCCGCAGCGCCTGGGTAACCCCGAAGAATTCGCCTCGCTGGCCCTGGAGCTTGTCACCAACAGCTACATGAACGCCGAGACAATTCGTATCGACGGTGGAGCCCGCCTCCAGCCGAAGTAGAGCAACTTGTCGGTGGCCTATGGAACATTGGAGAGATGGCCACCACGGCGACGGAGGCTGACACAGGCCGAACCCTGTCGGGGCACGACGAGGCTGCCGAGCACATTGCTCGGCAGGCCTTCGCCGACGCACATGTCGGCGCGGTTGGGCTGGAGCTGGAATCTCATACCGTCGAGCTGACGGCTCCGCACCGCCGAGTCACCTGGAAACGCCTCCATGAAGTCGCTGACTCGGTTCCTGACCTGCCCGGATCCAGTGCGATCACCTTTGAACCGGGCGGTGCCGTCGAGCTCTCCGGGCCTCCGCATGCCGATGTCTGGTCCGCTATCTCCTCGATGCGAGCCGATCACGAGATCCTGACCTCGACGTACCGTGATGCCGGGATCGCGCTCGCCAGCCTGGGCACCGACCCGCTGCGCACACCCGAGCGCGTCAATCCTGGCGCCCGGTACGCGGCGATGGCCAGCCATTTCGGCGCCGTGGGATACGGCGAAACCGCGCTGCAGATGATGACCTGCACGGCGTCATTGCAGGTCAATGTGCAATCCGGGACCCCGCGCCAGTGGCGGGACAGACTTGTGTTGGCGCAACGGATCGGTCCTACGATGGCGGCGCTGTCGGCGTCCTCACCGATGCTCGCCGGTCGTCGTACCGGCAGGCAAAACACTCGACAGTGGATCTGGGACAACCTGGACCCGCGGCGCTGCGCTCCCGTCCAGATCGGCGCCGATCCGGCCGAGTCCTGGGCCGAATATGCCCTGCGCGCGCCCGTGATGCTGGTGCGAAACAAGGACGGCGCGGATGCGGTTGTCACCCATGTGCCCTTCCAATCCTGGGTTGACGGGACCGTGTCGCTAGGCGGGCGGGCTCCGACGACCGAAGATCTCGACTATCACCTGACCACGCTGTTTCCTCCGGTGCGGCCGCGCCGTTGGTTGGAGCTGCGGTATCTGGATGCGGCACCGGATTGGTGGTGGCCCGCGCTGGCATTCACGGCCGTCGCCGCCCTTGACCACCCGCAGGTCTCCGACATTGCCGCGGAGGCCGTCGAACCTGTGGGTGATGCGTGGGACGTGGCGGCACGCATCGGTGTAGAGGATCCTGCCCTGCATGCGGCCGGGCAGCGGTTGGTCTCGGCGGCCTGCGCGGTGGCACCGGCCGAGTTGGCCGCAGACATGGAATTCCTGCTGGAACGCGTTGAACAAGGCCGATGTCCGGCAGACGATTTCGTGGACAACGTCGCGGAATACGGGGTGGAACAGGCTTTCTCGGGAGCGTCGCGATGAGCCGCGAAGAGTTGGCGCGGGACCTCGCGGCCGCACGGACCCGTACGTTGACGATCACCGACCACGACGACGCCGAGTTGCATCGTCAATACGACCCGCTGATGAGCCCCTTGGTGTGGGACCTCGCGCATATCGGGCAACAGGAAGAGCTATGGCTGCTGCGTGACGGTGACCCGCACCGGCCGGGCATGCTGCCGGGGGACATCGAGTCGCTGTATGACGCATTCCGGCATACCAGGGCCAGCCGGGTGCAACTGCCGCTGCTGTCGCCGGCGCAGGCCCGTGCCTTCTGTCACGAGGTGCGCGGCCGGGTCTTGGACCGGTTGGAGGCACTGCCGTCCGATGGTTCGGCTGAGGCGGCCGAGTTCGCGTACGCCATGGTGCTGAGCCATGAGCACCAACATGACGAAACGATGATGCAGGCCTTGTCGATTCGCCGCGGTGCCGCCCTGCTGGAGCGCACCGACCCGCTGCCGCCTGGACGGGCTGGTGTGGCGGGCACGTCGGTACTGGTTCCGGAGGGTCCGTTTGTACTGGGCGTTGACGCCGTCGATGAGCCGTTCTCGCTCGATAATGAGCGGCCCGCGCATGTGGTGCATCTCAAGAGCTTCCGGATTGGCCGGGTGCCGGTGACCAATGCCGAGTGGTCGGCATTCATTACTGAGGGTGGATACCGGCGTCAGGAATTCTGGACCGAGATCGGCTGGGCGCACCGGTGTGCGGAGAACCTGACGGCGCCCAAGTTCTGGAACCACGGCGGCACGCTGACCCGGTTTGGCCGCGAGCTGGAGATCGTGCCCGAGGAGCCGGTACAGCACATCACCTTTCACGAGGCCCAGGCTTACGCGGCCTGGGCCGGTGCGCGACTTCCGACCGAGGCCGAATGGGAGAAAGCCTGCGTCTGGGATCCGGAAATCTCTGCGCGGCGACGTTTTCCGTGGGGGAGCGCACCACCGAGCGGTGAGCTGGCCAATCTCGGCGGAGGGGCCCTCGGGCCGGCGCCGGTGGGGGCCTATCCGGAGTCGGCCTCGGCTTATGGTGCCGAGCAGATGTTGGGCGATGTGTGGGAATGGACAACGTCGCCGCTGCGGCCGTGGCCCGGTTTCACGCCAATGATCTACCAGCAGTACAGCGAACCGTTCTTCGAAGGTTCTGGGGCCGGCGACTATCGGGTGCTGCGCGGCGGCTCGTGGGCGGTGGCCCCGTCGATCATGCGACCCAGCTTCCGGAATTGGGATCACCCGATCCGCCGCCAGATCTTCAGTGGCGTTCGTCTGGCCTGGGACGTCTGACATGTG
Coding sequences within:
- a CDS encoding sensor domain-containing protein produces the protein MSVVTIVLSGALAFAAPAAAEQGSPILPAAIDDLMVTPDEASSVMNADFPVVDRYSALEDLTTDRPDCGSVIRPSVATYDRGSYMAAHNQYLQDSSPWNVQVAQSVAVYPTDDEARDFASTEMNMWRKCAKQTVHDSAQWRYVVGSLQRDGDAMVGSYVMITSDGARMSCSRLLSSVRNTTTDLRACSAGPESYQRLQRIAKIIRPRYDAA
- a CDS encoding N-acetylglucosamine-6-phosphate deacetylase; this translates as MTASGFFDMHVHGGGGASFGDDADANRVAAAWHRAHGTDGMLASLVTLAPDDLLGAVRVLADMTGTEGIAGIHLEGPWLSPRYAGAHDRRLLREPDLAELERLLDAGDGHIAMVTIAPELPGAIPAIELLSARGVAVAVGHTDATYEQTLQAISAGATVATHLFNAMRPVHHREPGPIPALLESPEVTIELIADGVHIHPAIYRMVLATVGPDRIALVTDAMCAAGMPDGAYQLGQLPVRVAGGEARLPDGTIAGSTASMAELHRFAETQAGARIAALQTSVNPRRAVGI
- a CDS encoding SIS domain-containing protein; its protein translation is MADEIRQQPTVWARLLSDGRAAISEVAAKIIEYRPRFVLFVARGTSDHAALYGKYLTEIIWQVPAGLASPSTMTTYGARPDLSGVLVIGVSQSGGSPDLVQTLTVARQQGALTVAVTNAARSPLATAAEHHVDVLAGPELAVAATKSYTAQLLALYLLLTDVAGRDNTAAELLPERGEEILHSAVVQQLATRYRFASRLVTTGRGYSYPTAREAALKLMETSYLSAQAFSGADLLHGPLAMIDPQVPVIAIVPDGVGGRAMNDVLHRLAGRGADVCCIGSVDAVAATGLGVTLEPTLEELSPMLAIIPLQLLAMQLAIGRGENPDVPRGLSKVTETL
- a CDS encoding N-acetylglucosamine kinase: MARGVTVGIDIGGSKTRAVAVADGRVISDALAGSANLQSVTADQAKAAFADIFSRLDPDAISRVSAGSAGVDTPEGAETLVGLLRPYAPHADITAVHDTQLILAAGGLSAGIAVISGTGSVAWGRRADGTTARVGGWGYLLGDDGSGYGVSRSAVRHALALSDRGDPPDALSRRFAAECGITEPAQLLDHFYAHSERRYWAKMAGLVFELAAAGDPAALVITKQTAIDLAALIEGVCIRLGPGLPVVLGGGLLVNQPGLVADIIERTRTSGVSDIAVLQREPVFGALALAGVNVDGLENA
- a CDS encoding sugar porter family MFS transporter, which encodes MSLITDLRSTSRLGVMVAVTAAAVGIIYGYDSSNIAGALLFLTEDLRLSTHDQQVAATAVVVGEIFGALIGGPLSNKIGRKRSMVLVAATFGVFSLLSALAVDLNTLAAARFLLGLTVGVSVVVVPVFVAESSPTKIRGSMLVLYQLACVTGIIAGYLIAWALSSTGSWRLMLGLAAIPAALVLVALIKLPDTARWYMMRGDRVRAREVLSTVDPDIDIDHELDEIAEALQAEGGGSVLARLREMITAPYRRATFFVVGLGFFIQITGINAVVYYGPRIFEAMGMSGYFAKLGLPALVQVAALLAVFVSMSTIDRMGRRPILMIGIGIMIVADALLVGVFAAGGSSFGGVLTVLGFVGIVLIAVGFTFGFGSLVWVYAGESFPARLRSYGASAMLTSDLVANAVVSMYFLTLLTTLGGVVAFGVFGVLAAVALVFVYVLAPETKGRNLEEIRHFWESGGAWPEA
- a CDS encoding LLM class F420-dependent oxidoreductase, with the protein product MKIGVVAPVELGITAEPDNILQFARAAEQLGFSEISVVEHAVVIGDTQSEYPYSPTGQSHLPDDVDIPDPLELLSFVAAATTTLGLSTGVLVLPDHHPVVLAKRLATLDRLSRGRLRICLGVGWMREEIEACGGDFDRRGAATDEAIAVMRTLWEADGPATYDGQFYRFHNAYSYPKPIQPHGVPLYIGGHSMAAARRAGRLGSGFQPLGLVGDDLTRAVGVMRVAATDAGRDPAGVDLVLGHGLHRVDQAALDQAAHAGAGRMLLSASRRATTLEAVLDEMAECATRLELAGPR
- a CDS encoding nuclear transport factor 2 family protein, giving the protein MTDDRRAIQDLVAQYASAADGRDVEALVTLFSADAELVRPSALLRRGDSAVLRGRETIADSIVAALKPLYATYHLIGQHTAAIDGDSATGEVYCMAHHIYLRGDEYRDNTMAVRYLDTYAREPAGWVFTRRAPVVVFSEDRPVRVG
- a CDS encoding SDR family NAD(P)-dependent oxidoreductase, whose product is MDINGVSAIVTGGASGLGAATARLLAAQGAKVVIADVQDEKGEALAKELGGAFVHTDVTSEADGIAAVDAAKELGPVRVLINCAGVGWPGRTIGKDGQYASAHSLDIFSKVIGINLIGSFNLIRLAATAISQEEPVDEFGERGAIVNTASVAAFDGQIGQAAYSASKGGIVGMTLPIARDLSVVGIRVNTIAPGLIDTPIYGEGESAQQFKDRLAPNVLYPQRLGNPEEFASLALELVTNSYMNAETIRIDGGARLQPK
- the egtA gene encoding ergothioneine biosynthesis glutamate--cysteine ligase EgtA → MATTATEADTGRTLSGHDEAAEHIARQAFADAHVGAVGLELESHTVELTAPHRRVTWKRLHEVADSVPDLPGSSAITFEPGGAVELSGPPHADVWSAISSMRADHEILTSTYRDAGIALASLGTDPLRTPERVNPGARYAAMASHFGAVGYGETALQMMTCTASLQVNVQSGTPRQWRDRLVLAQRIGPTMAALSASSPMLAGRRTGRQNTRQWIWDNLDPRRCAPVQIGADPAESWAEYALRAPVMLVRNKDGADAVVTHVPFQSWVDGTVSLGGRAPTTEDLDYHLTTLFPPVRPRRWLELRYLDAAPDWWWPALAFTAVAALDHPQVSDIAAEAVEPVGDAWDVAARIGVEDPALHAAGQRLVSAACAVAPAELAADMEFLLERVEQGRCPADDFVDNVAEYGVEQAFSGASR
- the egtB gene encoding ergothioneine biosynthesis protein EgtB, producing the protein MSREELARDLAAARTRTLTITDHDDAELHRQYDPLMSPLVWDLAHIGQQEELWLLRDGDPHRPGMLPGDIESLYDAFRHTRASRVQLPLLSPAQARAFCHEVRGRVLDRLEALPSDGSAEAAEFAYAMVLSHEHQHDETMMQALSIRRGAALLERTDPLPPGRAGVAGTSVLVPEGPFVLGVDAVDEPFSLDNERPAHVVHLKSFRIGRVPVTNAEWSAFITEGGYRRQEFWTEIGWAHRCAENLTAPKFWNHGGTLTRFGRELEIVPEEPVQHITFHEAQAYAAWAGARLPTEAEWEKACVWDPEISARRRFPWGSAPPSGELANLGGGALGPAPVGAYPESASAYGAEQMLGDVWEWTTSPLRPWPGFTPMIYQQYSEPFFEGSGAGDYRVLRGGSWAVAPSIMRPSFRNWDHPIRRQIFSGVRLAWDV